A genomic window from Cupriavidus metallidurans CH34 includes:
- a CDS encoding hypoxanthine-guanine phosphoribosyltransferase: protein MMTAEQARELWLDSEEIVSAEEVQNSLDRMAHDITEKMGDAFPLVLSVMGGAVVFTGMLLPKLQFPLEFDYIHLSRYNNKTVGGEMQWRVAPRESVKGRVVLVLDDILDEGETMAAIRQRIMDMGAKECHAAVLCEKTLTKIKPMHPDFCGFQVPDRYVFGCGMDVKGYWRNLGAIRALV, encoded by the coding sequence ATGATGACCGCTGAACAGGCCCGCGAACTCTGGCTCGACTCCGAGGAAATCGTCAGCGCCGAGGAAGTCCAGAACTCGCTGGACCGCATGGCCCACGACATCACGGAAAAGATGGGCGACGCGTTTCCGCTGGTGCTGTCCGTGATGGGCGGCGCCGTCGTCTTCACCGGCATGTTGCTGCCCAAGCTGCAGTTCCCGCTGGAGTTCGACTACATCCACCTCTCGCGCTACAACAACAAGACGGTTGGCGGCGAGATGCAATGGCGCGTGGCGCCGCGCGAATCGGTCAAAGGCCGCGTGGTGCTGGTGCTCGACGACATCCTCGACGAAGGCGAGACGATGGCTGCCATCCGCCAGCGCATCATGGACATGGGCGCCAAGGAATGCCACGCTGCCGTACTGTGCGAAAAGACGCTGACCAAGATCAAGCCGATGCACCCGGACTTCTGTGGCTTCCAGGTACCCGACCGCTACGTCTTTGGTTGCGGCATGGACGTGAAGGGCTACTGGCGTAACCTGGGCGCGATCCGCGCGTTGGTTTGA
- a CDS encoding LysE family translocator yields the protein MTFPAFLPNVAAGSGVLLAFCAFALVSSITPGPNNTMVLASGVNFGIARTVPHLLGISIGFSVMVALVGLGLGSIFTAWPWMWDLLRVVATAYLVWLAWKLATAGGVQDREVARPMSFLRAAAFQWVNPKAWVMAVGACSTYVLDANIWVNAMAMACLFAVINLPSVATWAVFGAALRSLLARPRVLRVFNVTMALMLLASLLPILGAHPHG from the coding sequence ATGACTTTTCCAGCCTTTCTTCCCAATGTGGCTGCCGGCTCCGGCGTGCTGCTGGCCTTCTGCGCATTTGCGCTGGTCTCGTCCATCACCCCCGGCCCCAACAATACGATGGTGCTCGCGTCCGGCGTCAACTTTGGCATTGCGCGCACCGTGCCGCACCTGCTCGGCATCAGCATCGGCTTCTCGGTCATGGTGGCGCTGGTCGGCCTGGGGCTGGGTTCGATTTTCACGGCCTGGCCGTGGATGTGGGACCTGCTGCGCGTGGTGGCCACGGCCTATCTGGTGTGGCTGGCGTGGAAGCTGGCGACGGCTGGCGGCGTGCAGGACCGTGAGGTGGCTCGGCCGATGAGCTTCCTGCGCGCGGCCGCATTCCAGTGGGTGAATCCGAAGGCGTGGGTGATGGCAGTGGGGGCGTGCAGCACCTATGTGCTCGACGCCAACATCTGGGTCAATGCCATGGCAATGGCTTGCCTGTTTGCGGTGATCAACCTGCCCAGCGTGGCCACGTGGGCGGTGTTCGGTGCCGCGCTGCGCAGCCTGCTGGCACGGCCGCGCGTGTTGCGCGTGTTCAATGTGACGATGGCCCTGATGCTGCTGGCCTCGCTGCTGCCAATTCTCGGCGCCCACCCACACGGGTAG
- a CDS encoding trypsin-like serine protease has translation MVALMLSSAVNAVVIDEDTFKRNGGDMRNVGASIRTANEKLQKHSTAKPWLSVGQLNGCTATWLGNKNGWAHILTAAHCVPYSATETPVRLTFSAWDGSVMASGLGIVYVPKERVNVPANMGGASTDVAIVRLPLVNPLKDKAGIPVERPILNDREDEKGKAVMFVGYGVWGVGLNQGYGPESGTRRLYGRSKITSIFESDYGIGASYKPLGPSANWARVAAGDSGSAWWQIKDTKPVIVATTNGGHARASTGARISKYANWIRSIYPDARFLSESRPQGCIISLRNGAKYCLEAGQKSDYSLPAWIYAHDVYVQADSGVSVVLSDWDNLSYHRLAEFVGTVENDKLRGVKANNGETLDFSKPRSMEVKHSTRPLGCIVSLVSVDKYCLPAGERSAYSLPAWIYAHDVVVQADAGIGVMLSDWDNLSYNRLAVFSDVVENENMKRVQAYDGQTLDFSKPRSMRVVQQ, from the coding sequence TTGGTCGCATTGATGCTGTCATCGGCGGTTAATGCCGTGGTTATTGATGAAGATACTTTCAAGCGAAATGGCGGCGATATGAGAAATGTCGGCGCATCCATTCGAACCGCTAACGAAAAACTACAGAAGCACAGTACTGCAAAGCCCTGGCTGTCCGTTGGGCAACTCAATGGATGCACGGCAACCTGGCTCGGCAACAAGAATGGTTGGGCCCATATCCTGACAGCCGCACATTGTGTTCCCTATTCGGCAACGGAAACGCCAGTACGATTAACGTTCAGCGCCTGGGATGGCAGCGTTATGGCCTCCGGACTGGGGATCGTCTATGTGCCCAAGGAGCGTGTCAATGTTCCTGCCAACATGGGCGGGGCTTCGACGGATGTCGCCATCGTAAGGCTGCCGCTGGTCAATCCGCTGAAAGACAAGGCGGGGATTCCGGTAGAAAGGCCGATTCTAAACGACAGGGAGGACGAGAAAGGCAAGGCTGTCATGTTTGTCGGCTATGGAGTCTGGGGTGTAGGGCTGAACCAAGGCTATGGGCCGGAAAGCGGCACCAGGAGACTGTACGGCCGCAGCAAGATCACTTCGATCTTCGAGAGTGACTACGGCATCGGCGCAAGCTATAAACCGCTTGGTCCTTCAGCCAACTGGGCCCGTGTCGCGGCTGGTGATAGCGGTTCGGCATGGTGGCAGATCAAGGATACGAAGCCCGTGATCGTTGCCACCACTAATGGCGGTCACGCGAGAGCCTCGACAGGCGCCCGCATCTCAAAATATGCCAACTGGATTCGCTCGATTTACCCGGACGCCCGCTTTCTCTCGGAGAGCCGTCCGCAGGGCTGCATCATCAGCCTGAGGAACGGTGCAAAGTACTGCCTCGAGGCTGGGCAAAAATCGGACTACAGTCTGCCCGCCTGGATTTACGCGCACGATGTCTATGTGCAGGCGGATAGTGGAGTGTCGGTCGTGCTGTCTGACTGGGATAACCTTTCCTATCACCGGCTGGCGGAGTTTGTCGGTACGGTGGAAAACGACAAACTGCGTGGCGTCAAGGCCAACAACGGAGAGACGCTGGATTTCTCAAAGCCACGATCGATGGAAGTCAAGCACAGCACCCGCCCTCTGGGCTGCATCGTCAGTCTGGTCTCGGTCGACAAATACTGTCTTCCGGCAGGCGAGCGCTCCGCGTATTCGCTGCCCGCCTGGATCTATGCGCACGATGTTGTTGTCCAGGCGGACGCTGGCATCGGCGTCATGCTGTCTGACTGGGATAACCTGTCCTATAACCGATTGGCAGTTTTCAGTGACGTCGTTGAGAATGAAAATATGAAGAGGGTGCAAGCTTACGACGGACAGACACTGGACTTTTCAAAGCCGCGTTCAATGCGGGTGGTCCAGCAATAA
- a CDS encoding 2OG-Fe(II) oxygenase — protein MKRDSRAGYCASSPELEHWLTRHIAQGFDAESLVLSMLRSGYDAAFARHAVSAAIGHPPAVASAAAPAPVAKAAATPTVTGGNAFRHKDREMPILFRLDSPRILLLQNLLDDAECDAVVALARDRLQRSPVVNPDTGDENLIDARTSMGAMFQVGEHALLQRIEARIAAVTGWPVEHGEGFQVLNYKPGGEYQPHFDFFNPKRPGEARQLRVGGQRVATMVIYLNSPASGGATAFPRIGLEVAPVKGNAVLFSYGLPDGALDERTLHAGLPVEAGEKWIATKWLREHPYRSRG, from the coding sequence ATGAAGCGCGATTCCCGCGCGGGGTACTGTGCGTCTTCGCCCGAGTTGGAGCACTGGCTGACACGCCATATCGCGCAAGGCTTCGATGCCGAGTCGCTGGTGCTGTCGATGCTGCGCTCCGGCTACGACGCCGCGTTCGCACGCCATGCTGTCAGCGCTGCAATAGGGCATCCTCCGGCCGTTGCCAGTGCGGCAGCGCCCGCGCCCGTAGCGAAGGCCGCTGCAACGCCAACGGTCACCGGTGGCAATGCCTTCCGCCACAAGGATCGCGAGATGCCGATCCTGTTCAGGCTGGACTCGCCGCGCATCCTGTTGCTGCAGAACCTGCTCGATGACGCCGAATGCGATGCCGTCGTGGCGCTGGCGCGCGACCGCCTGCAGCGCTCTCCCGTGGTCAATCCGGACACTGGCGACGAGAACCTGATCGATGCGCGTACCAGCATGGGCGCGATGTTCCAGGTTGGCGAACATGCGCTGCTGCAACGCATCGAGGCGCGTATCGCGGCCGTGACCGGCTGGCCCGTCGAGCACGGCGAAGGCTTTCAGGTCCTCAACTACAAGCCCGGCGGCGAGTATCAGCCGCATTTCGATTTCTTCAATCCCAAGCGTCCCGGCGAAGCGCGCCAGTTGCGCGTGGGCGGGCAGCGCGTTGCCACGATGGTGATCTACCTGAACAGTCCGGCCTCTGGTGGTGCCACGGCATTCCCGCGCATCGGCCTCGAGGTGGCGCCGGTGAAGGGCAATGCGGTCCTGTTCAGCTACGGCCTGCCCGATGGCGCGCTCGACGAGCGCACCTTGCACGCGGGATTGCCGGTGGAGGCGGGCGAAAAATGGATCGCTACTAAATGGCTGCGCGAGCATCCATACCGCAGCAGGGGCTGA
- a CDS encoding lytic transglycosylase domain-containing protein: MRIPDLPTRNRWSAWAGGLLCATLIANAHAGAQKEEALADSVRGALAAAIADNRPVRPAFASGSERLGYLKWLGEMSRRLEARIPEPQVRVELIETVYYESKRAGLEPSLVLGLVQVESNFRKYAISSADARGLMQVMPFWVRSIGDGDTRKLFHLQSNLRYGCTILRHYLDRENGDLFLALGRYNGSRGRPEYPNAVLAAWKRWQYSEATVTIAGDPDPAAVTPAPVRRAVPPESPARNPFSPQRLANPS, from the coding sequence ATGCGCATCCCCGACCTGCCGACGCGCAACCGCTGGTCCGCCTGGGCTGGCGGTTTGCTGTGCGCGACGCTGATTGCGAACGCCCATGCCGGCGCGCAGAAGGAGGAGGCGCTTGCCGACTCCGTGCGCGGGGCATTGGCGGCCGCGATCGCCGACAACAGGCCGGTGCGTCCGGCCTTCGCGTCCGGGTCGGAGCGCCTTGGCTACCTGAAATGGCTCGGCGAGATGTCGCGCCGGCTGGAAGCCCGGATTCCCGAGCCGCAGGTACGCGTCGAGCTGATCGAAACCGTCTACTACGAATCCAAGCGCGCCGGCCTGGAGCCGTCGCTAGTGCTTGGGCTCGTGCAGGTGGAAAGCAACTTCCGCAAATATGCGATCAGTTCGGCCGATGCGCGCGGACTGATGCAGGTGATGCCGTTCTGGGTGCGCAGCATCGGTGATGGCGACACGCGCAAGCTGTTCCATCTGCAGAGCAACCTGCGCTATGGCTGCACGATCCTGCGTCATTATCTCGATCGCGAGAACGGTGACCTGTTCCTGGCGCTGGGTCGCTACAACGGCAGCCGCGGGCGCCCCGAGTATCCAAACGCGGTGCTGGCGGCATGGAAGCGCTGGCAGTATTCCGAGGCGACCGTGACCATCGCGGGGGATCCGGATCCCGCCGCGGTCACCCCGGCACCCGTGCGACGCGCGGTGCCGCCGGAGTCGCCCGCCCGCAATCCGTTCTCGCCGCAACGTCTTGCCAATCCGTCATGA